One Eremothecium cymbalariae DBVPG#7215 chromosome 2, complete sequence DNA window includes the following coding sequences:
- the YAH1 gene encoding adrenodoxin (similar to Ashbya gossypii AFL169C) encodes MIGRLLVRQLRTVQSLKPLWLQGNIYNATARLRKPLIQQRHHGILHEPKKGEELHVTFILKDGTQKTFEVCEGDTLLDIAQGHNLDVEGACGGSCACSTCHVIVDPDYYDVLDEPGDDENDMLDLAYGLTETSRLGCCIKMSKDVDGLRVALPAMTRNVNSSDFE; translated from the coding sequence ATGATAGGACGTTTGCTGGTACGGCAGCTGAGGACAGTTCAGAGTTTAAAGCCGCTATGGTTACAGGGTAACATTTATAATGCAACAGCTAGACTTAGAAAACCGTTAATACAGCAGAGACACCACGGTATTTTGCATGAGCCTAAGAAGGGAGAGGAGTTGCATGTTACATTTATATTGAAGGATGGGACTCAAAAGACATTTGAGGTGTGTGAAGGTGACACATTGCTGGATATAGCGCAGGGACATAATTTGGACGTTGAGGGAGCTTGTGGTGGTTCTTGTGCGTGTTCCACATGCCATGTCATTGTCGATCCTGATTACTACGACGTGCTCGATGAACCTGGGGATGATGAGAATGACATGCTGGATTTGGCTTACGGGTTGACGGAAACAAGTAGGTTGGGATGCTGTATCAAGATGAGCAAAGATGTCGATGGCCTCAGAGTTGCACTGCCTGCGATGACCAGGAACGTCAACTCCTCAGACTTCGAGTGA
- a CDS encoding uncharacterized protein (similar to Ashbya gossypii AFL166C), producing the protein MTVYYDGATGAMVDGEGVLCSTPSRPASELGLQLQLVPPTLSNTPDGELEESYEEYDRAAAYSYFSAVAASSVGTYALPAAMPEVLGVGGFGVNLQDEGIFALDQDALYPSQGAAAAAAAGTPTAFAKSTLVDINSGYELHTDVEFSAGELPAVAHEGMRRPRGGYATEKQDAAAMDACR; encoded by the coding sequence ATGACGGTATATTACGACGGAGCGACGGGGGCCATGGTGGATGGGGAAGGAGTGCTTTGCAGCACTCCTTCTCGGCCGGCGAGCGAGTTGGGGCTGCAGTTGCAATTGGTTCCCCCCACGTTGTCGAACACGCCGGACGGCGAGCTTGAGGAGTCATACGAGGAGTACGACCGCGCGGCGGCATACAGCTATTTCAGTGCGGTGGCTGCGTCTTCTGTTGGGACGTATGCTCTGCCCGCGGCGATGCCGGAGGTGTTGGGCGTGGGGGGCTTCGGTGTCAATTTGCAGGACGAGGGTATTTTCGCGCTGGATCAGGATGCGCTGTACCCGTCGCAGGgggcggcagcagcagcagcagcagggaCGCCGACGGCGTTCGCCAAGTCCACGTTGGTGGACATCAACAGCGGGTACGAGCTGCATACGGACGTCGAGTTCAGCGCAGGAGAACTACCGGCTGTGGCTCACGAGGGTATGAGGCGACCGCGCGGCGGCTACGCGACGGAAAAACAAGACGCAGCAGCGATGGATGCATGCAGATGA
- the VTI1 gene encoding v-SNARE protein VTI1 (similar to Ashbya gossypii AFL168W) has translation MSSLLNSYESDFRTTLQQTRRLLDQVGSEPLSQRNSTLKTIEQHKDDLFDIVDQMEVEINNVVNDVQVMARLKSQLREFKRDANTVKQLLEGFVESRDREELFSGMEQGLDDDQREQLLANHSILQRTGNRLVDAAQLANEAEGVGNQIMMDLRSQREALENSRQNLFQADSYVDKSIRTLKTMSRRLVANKFISYAIIGVLILLILLVLYSKFK, from the coding sequence ATGTCTTCCCTTTTGAACTCTTACGAGTCTGATTTTAGGACCACGCTTCAACAGACGCGAAGGCTACTTGACCAGGTAGGTTCGGAGCCCCTTTCTCAACGGAATAGTACTTTGAAGACAATTGAGCAGCATAAGGATGATTTGTTTGACATAGTTGATCAGATGGAGGTTGAGATAAATAATGTGGTGAATGATGTACAGGTTATGGCACGGCTTAAGTCGCAGTTGCGTGAGTTTAAGAGAGATGCAAATACGGTGAAGCAGTTGTTGGAGGGGTTTGTTGAATCTAGGGATAGGGAGGAGTTGTTCAGTGGTATGGAGCAGGGGTTGGATGATGACCAGAGAGAGCAGCTTTTGGCCAACCATTCAATTCTGCAAAGGACCGGGAATCGTTTGGTAGATGCTGCGCAGTTGGCGAACGAAGCAGAGGGGGTTGGGAATCAGATCATGATGGATTTAAGGTCGCAGAGGGAGGCGTTAGAGAATTCCAGGCAGAACCTATTCCAGGCGGACTCCTATGTGGACAAATCTATCAGGACGTTGAAGACGATGAGCAGGAGGTTGGTTGCGAATAAGTTTATATCCTATGCGATCATTGGGGTTTTGATACTATTGATCTTGTTGGTGTTATACTCTAAAttcaaatga
- a CDS encoding 60S ribosomal protein eL36 (similar to Ashbya gossypii AFL163C 1-intron) — translation MAVKSGIAVGLNKGKKVNSMTPAPKISYRKGASSKRTEFVRSIVKEVAGLAPYERRLLDLIRNSGEKRARKVAKKRLGTFGRAKAKVEEMNNVIAASRRH, via the exons ATGGCTGTTAAATCTG GTATTGCTGTTGGTTTGAACAAGGGTAAGAAGGTCAACTCGATGACCCCAGCCCCAAAGATCTCTTACAGAAAGGGTGCTTCTTCCAAGAGAACGGAGTTTGTTAGATCTATTGTCAAGGAAGTCGCCGGGTTGGCTCCATACGAGAGAAGATTGCTTGATTTGATCAGAAACTCTGGTGAGAAGAGAGCCAGAAAGGTTGCCAAGAAGAGATTGGGTACTTTTGGCAGAGCAAAGGCTAAGGTTGAAGAAATGAACAACGTCATTGCTGCTTCCAGACGTCACTGA
- the CMC4 gene encoding Cmc4p (similar to Ashbya gossypii AFL165W): MRTVSSHHFFPTRNTANGSIPAQSATPSKNTHTGVMSQRKTRKRCCCVCIEQHRGGTQYNDRNNDNNSHRHGPAGHGGGQKSTFGLSGGFLARTLLSSTRYKVTGPCGAARGLCDNLSGVVLLGCFGFGTDKGKRRTTHESGKKLGWPCAVMGACKAEACAIQACLKRHGYDEGRCVAAVNELYACCRRFYRGQRGGSSSCCPGAEVVERRVGGGRAAGTGAVGGGATGGHVVRWAQDT, translated from the coding sequence ATGCGCACTGTCTCCAGTCACCACTTTTTCCCTACAAGAAACACTGCTAATGGCTCTATTCCTGCTCAGAGCGCCACACCGTCGaaaaacacacacacagGCGTTATGAGTCAACGAAAAACAAGGAAAAGGTGCTGTTGTGTCTGCATCGAGCAGCACCGTGGTGGTACTCAATATAATGACCGTAATAATGACAACAATAGCCACCGCCATGGCCCGGCGGGCCATGGCGGTGGGCAAAAAAGCACGTTTGGGTTATCGGGTGGATTTCTGGCTCGCACCCTGCTGTCATCCACGAGGTACAAAGTGACCGGGCCATGTGGGGCGGCGAGGGGTTTGTGTGATAATCTTTCCGGCGTGGTTTTGCTGGGCTGTTTCGGGTTTGGCACAGATAAAGGCAAGCGCAGAACGACACACGAGAGCGGGAAAAAGCTTGGCTGGCCGTGTGCAGTGATGGGAGCGTGCAAAGCGGAGGCGTGTGCCATACAGGCGTGTTTGAAGCGTCACGGGTATGATGAGGGCCGGTGCGTGGCGGCGGTTAACGAGTTATATGCGTGTTGCAGGCGGTTCTACCGTGGGCAGCGGGggggcagcagcagctgctgcCCAGGTGCGGAGGTTGTTGAGCGCAGGGTGGGCGGAGGGCGGGCTGCAGGCACGGGGGCAGTTGGGGGTGGTGCGACGGGCGGGCACGTTGTGCGCTGGGCGCAGGATACATAG
- a CDS encoding uncharacterized protein (similar to Ashbya gossypii AFL167C): MSQDWREQIVDCTVEERRLIENKERSKYWLKWGPYLSERGWATVREDYSLNGDAWRHFPFEQANARVFRWGEDGIFGVSDNRQLVCLNVGMWNGKDGILKERMFGLTGPQGNHGEDCKELYYYLDNLPSHAYMKGLYKYPFGRAFPYEELVARNAERGYEEPEFEVYDVEGVFKEEDGGDTPYFDVVFEMAKGDDNPNDLNFRITVYNRSEVQSGELYLMPQVFFRNTWSWNTKGEESQKPRLYKSHSNVITTEHSKYGVRRAVFAPSPGGFNEQDSEDIEPVLLFTDNESNLKKVFGATKNPAPYTKDAFEEFVVFANEAAVNPDNEGTKSAALYHFPDIPPGEYVTLRYKFTDEALPQFDNELIIDEEAFDAIFDRREQEADNFYWRITPQPLPSELRRIQRQAFAGLLWSKQFYHFVQEQWYEGDPLVEPKPPSDRANGRNKEWKHMYTDDILSLPDKWEYPFFASWDTAFHCIPLAMIDPEFAKRQLDLLTREWYMHPNGQIPAYEWNFSDVNPPVHAWAVYRVFKIERNMYHREDRVFLERVFQKLLLNFTWWVNRKDSDGNNVFEGGFLGLDNIGVFNRSEPLPTGGTLEQADSTGWMAFFCLQMLNIALELAKENPVYEDIASKFFEHFILISDAMSFKYGKSYNDESGENHQESLWNDQDKFYYDAISWGEPFKQQLPIRSLVGLIPLYASMTLEPAVIDRFKSFKKRVEWFVDHRRDIFDRNIASMEKRGVGERLLLSLVNKERLEAILRRMLDEKEFLSDYGIRSLSKYHEDHPFEMDVGGNKYVVKYLPGESDSGMFGGNSNWRGPIWFPTNFLLAEALQRFFLYYGADFKVECPVGSGQYLNLAQVAEEISHRLIHLFVPDANGSRAAYYGGSSAFLSQDKYFKDLLQFYEYFDGDTGKGLGASHQLGWTGLVAKWIHDTGSSCVRLPRTPRSSISAYSSGDLSGDEAQLLPRLSRRRSGRSLINLTGTHLELTEEEKILHTMGTLNSTSVISPGNSIKSPQLQTTSFQSSPFSPPDNIDAGADTSHMSIEGLRDHPRTENVLIAQLRDKLRQFKMDNEPSTE, translated from the coding sequence ATGTCACAGGATTGGCGAGAACAGATTGTGGACTGCACGGTTGAGGAACGACGTCTTATTGAGAATAAAGAGCGGAGCAAGTATTGGTTGAAATGGGGCCCATATTTGTCGGAGCGCGGGTGGGCGACTGTTCGTGAGGACTACTCGCTTAATGGGGACGCGTGGAGACATTTCCCGTTTGAACAGGCGAATGCGAGGGTGTTTCGGTGGGGGGAGGACGGGATCTTTGGGGTGAGTGACAACCGTCAGCTGGTTTGTTTGAATGTTGGGATGTGGAATGGGAAGGATGGGATATTGAAGGAGCGGATGTTTGGTTTGACGGGGCCGCAGGGGAACCACGGGGAGGACTGTAAGGAGCTTTATTACTATCTGGACAATTTGCCGAGCCATGCGTACATGAAGGGTCTTTACAAGTATCCGTTTGGGAGGGCGTTCCCGTACGAGGAGCTGGTAGCGCGGAATGCGGAGCGTGGGTACGAGGAGCCCGAGTTCGAAGTGTACGATGTGGAGGGGGTGTTTAAGGAGGAGGACGGGGGGGATACGCCCTACTTTGATGTGGTGTTCGAGATGGCGAAGGGGGACGACAACCCAAACGACTTGAATTTTCGGATCACGGTGTACAATCGGTCGGAGGTGCAGTCTGGGGAGTTGTATTTGATGCCGCAGGTGTTTTTCCGGAACACCTGGTCGTGGAACACCAAAGGAGAGGAATCGCAGAAGCCGCGGTTGTACAAGTCTCACAGCAATGTGATTACCACGGAGCACAGCAAGTACGGTGTGCGTAGGGCGGTTTTTGCTCCCTCGCCTGGAGGGTTCAATGAACAGGACTCTGAGGACATCGAGCCGGTGTTGTTGTTCACAGACAACGAATCGAACCTGAAAAAAGTGTTTGGCGCGACCAAGAATCCAGCGCCGTATACCAAGGATGCATTTGAGGAGTTTGTTGTCTTTGCCAACGAGGCAGCGGTGAACCCAGATAACGAGGGGACCAAGTCTGCGGCTCTTTACCATTTCCCGGACATCCCTCCGGGCGAGTATGTCACGCTAAGGTACAAGTTTACGGACGAAGCTCTCCCACAGTTTGATAATGAGTTGATTATCGATGAGGAAGCGTTCGATGCGATTTTTGATAGACGCGAGCAGGAGGCGGACAACTTTTATTGGAGAATTACCCCACAGCCGTTGCCCTCGGAACTTAGACGCATCCAACGGCAGGCGTTTGCTGGATTACTCTGGTCTAAGCAGTTCTACCACTTCGTCCAGGAGCAATGGTACGAGGGCGACCCGTTGGTCGAACCTAAGCCTCCTTCAGATAGAGCCAATGGCAGGAACAAGGAATGGAAACACATGTACACGGACGACATCTTGTCGCTGCCGGATAAATGGGAGTACCCCTTCTTTGCCTCTTGGGACACTGCTTTTCATTGCATCCCTTTGGCGATGATAGACCCAGAATTTGCAAAACGGCAGCTAGATCTCTTGACGCGCGAATGGTACATGCATCCAAACGGCCAGATCCCAGCATATGAATGGAACTTTAGCGATGTGAATCCGCCGGTACATGCATGGGCTGTGTATCGTGTTTTCAAGATCGAAAGGAACATGTATCACCGGGAAGACCGTGTGTTTTTAGAACGTGTTTTCCAAAAGCTATTGTTAAATTTCACGTGGTGGGTCAACCGTAAGGATTCAGATGGTAACAATGTCTTTGAAGGCGGGTTCTTGGGGCTGGACAACATTGGAGTTTTTAATAGATCTGAGCCGTTGCCCACAGGTGGGACTCTAGAACAGGCTGATTCCACTGGCTGGATGGCTTTCTTTTGTCTCCAGATGCTTAATATTGCTCTCGAGTTGGCAAAGGAAAACCCAGTGTACGAAGATATTGCTTCGAAGTTCTTTGAACACTTCATTCTGATTAGCGATGCCATGAGTTTTAAATATGGCAAAAGCTACAACGACGAATCAGGTGAAAACCATCAAGAATCACTGTGGAACGACCAGGATAAGTTCTATTACGATGCTATATCATGGGGGGAACCATTTAAGCAACAGTTGCCCATTAGGTCCCTGGTGGGTCTAATTCCCCTTTATGCCTCGATGACCTTGGAGCCGGCTGTAATAGATAGATTCAAGAGCTTCAAGAAACGTGTTGAATGGTTTGTAGACCATCGTCgtgatatatttgatagAAATATCGCCTCGATGGAAAAAAGAGGGGTTGGAGAAAGACTGTTGCTATCCCTTGTTAATAAAGAACGTTTGGAAGCGATACTACGGCGCATGTTGGATGAGAAGGAGTTTTTGTCTGATTATGGTATTAGATCGTTATCTAAATATCACGAAGATCATCCATTTGAAATGGACGTTGGAGGGAATAAATATGTCGTCAAGTATTTACCTGGAGAGTCGGATTCCGGCATGTTTGGTGGTAATTCAAACTGGAGGGGCCCCATTTGGTTTCCAACAAATTTCTTGTTGGCTGAAGCCTTGCAAAGATTCTTTCTGTATTATGGTGCCGACTTCAAGGTTGAATGCCCTGTTGGCTCGGGccaatatttaaatttggCACAAGTGGCAGAGGAGATATCTCACAGATTAATTCACTTGTTTGTGCCTGATGCAAACGGCTCTAGAGCTGCGTACTACGGGGGGTCATCGGCTTTCTTATCACAGgacaaatatttcaaggACTTGTTGCAGTTTTATGAGTACTTTGATGGTGATACGGGGAAAGGTCTTGGTGCTAGCCATCAGTTGGGTTGGACTGGTCTTGTGGCTAAATGGATTCATGATACCGGCTCATCATGTGTTAGATTACCAAGAACTCCAAGGTCATCAATTTCAGCATACAGCTCTGGAGACTTAAGTGGAGATGAAGCTCAATTGTTGCCTAGACTTTCCAGGCGTAGAAGCGGCAGGTCGCTCATCAACTTGACTGGAACACATTTAGAGTTAACCGAAGAGGAGAAAATTCTCCACACCATGGGGACTTTGAATTCGACTTCTGTCATTAGCCCAGGGAACTCTATCAAATCCCCACAGTTGCAGACTACGAGTTTTCAGTCTTCCCCTTTCAGCCCCCCAGATAACATTGATGCAGGTGCTGATACTTCACACATGTCTATTGAGGGCCTTCGTGATCATCCGAGGACTGAAAATGTCTTGATAGCCCAATTGAGGGATAAATTGAGACAGTTCAAGATGGACAACGAGCCTTCCACCGAGTAG
- the CIK1 gene encoding Cik1p (similar to Ashbya gossypii AFL170C), with the protein MHKSRIPSISLKRSFDGHEFDSQVSRYKKVDNKDPLSEITNAVISAPSVPDIDSMMTTKAVFNSNVNNPNTRLMNKYYYGDPRVIEEVKRRERKVLKDIHHFKKSIEEIEQDMKTMQGETIPGLRYELGKKATLYKDLRVETTHMTTRLDMLNNKCEVIRANNELALNNLTLQQQLEVQNLEAELDQKINAVREEWELKLLSLEKFKPDEALVKEIEHLKIERNQLQKKWNEIHSMNEEKRKNHEKKLEKALQEFKDKKSMFLGQLMTKQSVLLKEKQEWELQVKEMHNTLEEQKQEKEKLRQEIQTLEFELKSHELSIQPLSTKLHKLEEQLDLNRSETADVKQQAIQSEAEYNALYDKMEEAQISRRRIENTIEELHGKIRCYAYVDDTAISYSVNYASKTIKTGESRQYSFNRVIPKEIMPLQDLFRQECQAYMDMCLQNHSNSSIISLQHEKNPLIHEIIITWILEQKHDHVDFQCVLLSENSPSSDMLASDVLSTDRDSDSEIKVTVHDKSVFFESKKVTVFSGASADELLGKLKQDDKDDGVIILKFKIWHDKHSFSDVHFVELTSPSYKCLKAAISTTATITETASPISIILRSLLTHTKSLLLLTLTHEDEHLLDLSHQIGQQKQHAC; encoded by the coding sequence ATGCATAAGTCACGTATTCCTTCGATAAGTCTAAAACGGTCGTTTGATGGGCATGAATTTGATTCCCAAGTTTCTCGTTATAAAAAGGTTGATAATAAAGATCCACTTTCGGAGATTACAAATGCCGTAATATCAGCACCTTCAGTGCCGGACATAGACAGCATGATGACGACCAAGGCGGTGTTCAATTCGAATGTAAATAATCCAAACACAAGGTTAATGAATAAGTACTATTATGGCGATCCTAGAGTGATAGAAGAGGTTAAAAGACGGGAGCGGAAAGTTCTGAAGGATATTCATCATTTTAAGAAGAGTATTGAAGAGATAGAGCAGGATATGAAGACGATGCAGGGGGAGACGATTCCCGGTCTTCGGTATGAACTGGGTAAAAAAGCTACACTCTACAAGGATTTAAGAGTTGAAACCACGCATATGACCACACGGTTAGACATGTTGAATAATAAATGTGAGGTTATTAGGGCGAATAACGAGCTGGCCCTTAATAATCTTACGCTTCAACAACAGCTCGAGGTGCAGAACTTAGAGGCGGAGCTAGATCAGAAGATTAATGCCGTTAGGGAAGAATGGGAGCTTAAGTTATTGTCTTTAGAGAAGTTTAAGCCAGATGAAGCATTGGTGAAAGAAATAGAACATCTAAAAATCGAGAGAAATcaattacaaaagaaatGGAATGAAATACATAGCATGAACGAAGAAAAGCGTAAAAATCACGAAAAAAAGTTAGAAAAAGCGCTTCAAGAATTCAAGGACAAAAAGTCTATGTTTTTGGGACAACTAATGACCAAACAAAGTGTGTTGCTAAAGGAGAAACAGGAATGGGAACTACAAGTGAAGGAGATGCATAATACACTTGAGGAACAAAAGcaggaaaaggaaaagttaCGCCAAGAGATTCAAACTCTTGAGTTTGAACTGAAATCTCATGAGCTAAGCATTCAACCCTTAAGTACTAAGCTTCACAAACTTGAAGAACAATTAGATCTGAACAGATCTGAAACTGCAGATGTGAAACAACAAGCCATCCAATCTGAAGCAGAGTATAATGCACTGTATGATAAAATGGAAGAGGCACAAATTAGCAGACGGAGAATTGAAAATACGATAGAGGAGCTCCATGGCAAAATACGGTGCTATGCCTATGTGGATGATACTGCCATATCGTATTCTGTCAACTATGCCTCCAAGACCATTAAGACGGGTGAAAGTAGACAATATTCATTTAATAGGGTGATACCTAAAGAGATAATGCCTCTTCAGGATTTGTTTAGACAGGAATGTCAAGCATATATGGATATGTGTTTACAAAATCATTCGAATTCTAGCATAATATCTTTACAACATGAAAAGAATCCCCTAATTCATGAGATAATTATTACATGGATCTTGGAGCAAAAACATGATCATGTCGATTTTCAGTGTGTTCTCTTATCAGAGAATTCTCCTTCATCTGATATGTTAGCCTCTGATGTATTAAGCACCGATCGTGATTCTGATAGCGAAATTAAAGTAACTGTTCATGATAAATCTGTATTTTTTGAGTCAAAGAAAGTGACCGTATTTTCAGGGGCTTCCGCTGATGAGCTACTTGGAAAATTGAAAcaagatgataaagatgatGGAGTGATTATCCtaaagtttaaaatatgGCATGATAAGCATTCCTTCAGCGATGTTCATTTTGTTGAGTTGACATCGCCATCTTACAAATGCCTAAAAGCTGCAATATCTACCACAGCTACCATAACAGAGACAGCATCACCAATAAGCATAATACTACGAAGTTTGTTAACACACACaaaatcattattattgcTAACGCTTACACACGAGGACGAGCATCTGTTAGACCTTTCACATCAAATAGGCCAACAGAAACAGCATGCATGTTGA
- the MRPL24 gene encoding mitochondrial 54S ribosomal protein bL28m (similar to Ashbya gossypii AFL162C), with protein sequence MRFNIQRSFSVSSNLLREWRLVECRRVAKQPQYQVGDPKPLYIQKEKRRFPDYPYGESHIFKQSNKGLYGGSFVQFGNNVSESKQKTRRKWLPNILKKSLWSETLGRKIPIKMTAKVLKTITKEGGIDNYLTKDKSARIKELGPTGWKLRYTVLTTRDKKENPPHKDSKVVQDSNGNSITVYYELPYKGSSTLQITCGRRKLLKLLFPLEKLECKADGEAIDFKKFLERYQHSPIDAIVSKLDQYGFDLRQITAN encoded by the coding sequence ATGAGATTCAATATCCAGAGAAGCTTCTCTGTTTCCTCCAACTTACTAAGGGAGTGGAGGCTGGTTGAATGTAGAAGAGTTGCCAAACAGCCGCAGTACCAAGTAGGTGACCCGAAACCgttatatattcaaaaggaaaaaaggCGTTTCCCTGACTATCCATACGGTGAATCacatattttcaaacaGAGCAACAAGGGTCTGTATGGCGGGTCGTTTGTTCAATTCGGTAATAACGTCTCTGAATCTAAgcagaaaacaagaagaaaatggcTGCccaatattttgaaaaagtcaTTATGGAGTGAGACCTTGGGTAGAAAAATACCCATCAAGATGACTGCGAAGGTACTAAAAACGATCACAAAAGAAGGTGGTATTGATAACTACCTAACTAAAGACAAGTCCGCCCGAATTAAGGAGTTGGGTCCAACCGGCTGGAAATTGAGGTACACCGTTTTAACCACACGGGACAAGAAAGAAAACCCCCCGCACAAAGATTCTAAGGTGGTACAGGATTCAAATGGTAATAGCATAACTGTATACTACGAATTGCCATACAAGGGGTCTTCCACATTACAGATTACATgtggaagaagaaaactgTTAAAGCTGTTGTTCCCCTTGGAAAAACTAGAATGCAAGGCCGATGGGGAAGCTATAGATTTCAAGAAATTTTTAGAACGTTACCAACATTCCCCAATCGATGCGATTGTTTCTAAGTTGGATCAATATGGGTTTGATTTACGACAAATTACCGCTAACTAA